From Agromyces sp. SYSU T00194, a single genomic window includes:
- a CDS encoding MarR family winged helix-turn-helix transcriptional regulator has translation MSKRTTAVAAWESLFRAQVTVMRSLAAEFPSDIISLNEYDVMFNLSREPGRRLRLKDLNTHVLITQPSVSRLVDRLVARGYLAKSDDPMDGRGTIVTLTDEGFDVFRRVALVHMDGISRHMADGLDSAELAQLTALCDKLRHGVAGTA, from the coding sequence GTGTCGAAGCGCACGACGGCCGTTGCCGCATGGGAGTCGCTGTTCCGGGCGCAGGTCACCGTCATGCGATCGCTGGCCGCGGAGTTCCCGTCGGACATCATCTCGCTCAACGAGTACGACGTGATGTTCAACCTCTCGCGCGAGCCGGGTCGTCGACTGCGGCTCAAGGACCTCAACACCCACGTGCTGATCACGCAGCCGAGTGTCAGCCGCCTCGTGGACCGACTCGTGGCGCGCGGCTACCTGGCCAAGAGCGACGACCCCATGGACGGTCGCGGCACCATCGTCACGCTCACCGACGAGGGCTTCGACGTCTTCCGGCGCGTGGCGCTCGTGCACATGGACGGCATCTCCCGCCACATGGCGGACGGACTCGACTCCGCCGAACTCGCGCAGCTCACGGCGCTCTGCGACAAGCTGCGCCACGGCGTGGCCGGCACGGCCTGA